The following are encoded in a window of Pygocentrus nattereri isolate fPygNat1 chromosome 5, fPygNat1.pri, whole genome shotgun sequence genomic DNA:
- the alox5a gene encoding polyunsaturated fatty acid 5-lipoxygenase — MPCYTVTVATGSQWFAGTDDYIYLTLVGTEGCSERTLLDKPLYNDFERGAVDSYDITVGENLGDIELVKIEKKKYWMHDDWYCKYITVKTPSGDYIEFPCFRWVVDDKEIVLRDGRARLPQDDKTRVAKQHRRKELETRQKTYRWKEWHPGFPMSIDAKTHKELPRDIQFDSEKGVDFILNYSKAIENLYVNQFMHMFQSSWGDFSDFERIFVRIKNTISEYVMQHWREDFMFGYQFLNGCNPVMIQKCTQIPEKFPVTHEMVADCLERDLTLEEELKAGNLYIADYEIMEDISPNATDPCTTQYLAAPICLLYKNSQNKILPIAIQLSQNPGEDSPIYLPSDNQHDWLLAKIWVRSSDFHVHQTVTHLLRTHLISEVFGIAMFRQLPAVHPVYKLLLPHIRFTIAINTKAREQLICENGLFDKANGTGGGGHVQLVQRAMKTFTYKSLCFPDAIKARGMESQEEVPYYFYRDDGNRVWEVVKSFVTDVVNIYYASDETVQEDDEIQAFIKDVCSFGMQDFDYCEFPKSLQTREQLVEYLTVVIFTASAQHAAINFGQYDWCSWIPNAPPTMRKPPPTNKGQVDMQFIVESLPDRGRSCWHLGAVWALSQFQENELFLGMYPDEHFFEKQTKKAVETFHQKLSEVSKLIKNRNEGKKLPYYYLSPDRIPNSVAV; from the exons ATGCCTTGCTACACAGTGACCGTGGCTACGGGCAGCCAGTGGTTTGCGGGTACAGACGATTACATCTACCTGACTCTGGTGGGGACGGAGGGCTGCAGTGAGAGAACTCTGCTGGATAAACCCTTATATAATGACTTTGAAAGAGGAGCG GTGGACTCGTATGACATCACTGTGGGGGAGAACCTTGGTGACATCGAACTCGTAAAGATTGAAAAGAAGAAATACTGGATGCATGATGATTGGTATTGTAAATACATCACAGTGAAGACCCCCTCTGGAGATTACATTGAGTTTCCCTGCTTTCGCTGGGTGGTGGACGATAAGGAGATTGTCCTTCGAGATGGCCGAG CACGACTGCCACAGGATGACAAAACTAGGGTGGCAAAACAGCACAGACGCAAAGAACTGGAAACCAGACAAAAGACATACAG ATGGAAGGAATGGCATCCTGGCTTCCCAATGAGCATCGATGCTAAAACCCATAAAGAGCTTCCACGAGACATCCAGTTTGACAGCGAGAAAGGTGTAGACTTCATCCTCAACTACAGCAAAGC GATAGAGAACCTCTATGTTAACCAGTTCATGCACATGTTCCAGTCATCATGGGGCGATTTCTCTGATTTTGAGCGCATCTTTGTGAGGATCAAGAACACAATATCAG AGTATGTGATGCAGCATTGGAGGGAAGACTTTATGTTTGGATATCAGTTCTTAAATGGCTGCAATCCTGTCATGATCCAGAAGTGCACCCAAATACCGGAGAAGTTTCCAGTCACGCATGAAATGGTGGCCGACTGCTTGGAAAGAGACCTCACCCTGGAGGAGGAGCTGAAG GCAGGAAACTTATACATCGCTGATTATGAGATAATGGAGGATATATCTCCAAACGCTACAGACCCGTGCACCACACAGTATTTGGCTGCGCCGATTTGCCTGCTGTACAAAAACAGCCAGAACAAAATTCTGCCAATCGCCATACAG CTGAGTCAAAACCCAGGAGAAGACAGCCCCATCTATCTCCCTAGTGATAATCAGCATGACTGGCTCTTGGCCAAGATTTGGGTGAGATCATCCGACTTCCATGTTCACCAGACAGTGACGCACCTTCTCAGAACCCATTTGATATCAGAAGTTTTTGGCATCGCCATGTTCAGGCAGCTGCCTGCTGTCCATCCAGTCTATAAG TTGCTTCTACCGCATATTCGCTTTACGATTGCCATCAACACCAAAGCACGTGAGCAGCTCATATGTGAGAATGGACTCTTTGACAAG GCTAATGGCACAGGTGGAGGTGGTCATGTACAACTTGTCCAGAGGGCCATGAAGACTTTCACCTACAAGTCCCTGTGCTTCCCAGATGCCATAAAGGCTCGAGGCATGGAGAGTCAAGAGGAAGTGCCTTACTACTTCTACAGAGATGATGGCAACAGAGTGTGGGAAGTTGTCAAAAG TTTTGTGACAGATGTGGTGAACATCTATTATGCCAGTGATGAGACAGTGCAGGAGGATGACGAGATACAGGCATTCATCAAAGATGTCTGCAGCTTTGGAATGCAGGATTTTGACTACTGCG AGTTCCCTAAATCGCTGCAGACTCGAGAGCAGCTGGTGGAATATCTGACTGTTGTCATCTTCACTGCCTCTGCGCAACATGCTGCCATCAACTTCGGACAG TATGACTGGTGTTCGTGGATCCCAAACGCTCCCCCCACCATGCGGAAACCCCCGCCTACCAACAAGGGCCAGGTGGATATGCAGTTCATAGTGGAGAGTCTGCCTGACCGTGGCCGCTCCTGCTGGCATCTTGGAGCCGTGTGGGCTCTCAGTCAGTTCCAGGAAAATGAG ttgttCTTAGGCATGTATCCCGATGAACACTTCTTTGAGAAACAGACAAAGAAGGCTGTGGAGACTTTCCACCAAAAGCTGTCGGAGGTGTCCAAACTGATCAAGAATCGCAACGAGGGGAAGAAACTGCCCTATTACTACCTGTCCCCAGACAGAATCCCAAACAGCGTGGCTGTCTGA